ACGTCGACGAGGCGGACGTGGACACCCAGCGCTTCTACGAGCGCCAGGGCTTCTCGTGGATCGAGCCCGACACCGGCGAGCGGGCGTTCTACTTCTCCCGCGAGCTCGGCTGACCCGCCGCCGTCAGCTGGTCGGCCGCTCGCCCACCGCGAGGACCGACTGGCCCACCGGGACGCTCCGTCCGGCCTCCATGCGGCGGACGAGGGGCACCGCGAGGCGGTCGTAGAGGCCCGCCGAGAGAGGTCGGGTCGGCACCTGCCGGAGCAGCCGGGCGTAGACGAACCACGCCACGGCGCCGAGCGCGTTGACGTAGCGCGCGTCGACGACGTCGAAGCCGGCCTGGCGGAGGCGGCGTCGCAACCCGCCGAGCCGGTAGCGACGGTGGTGGCCGACCTTGGCGTCGAACTCGCTGTAGAGGGCGTCGAACGCCGGGGCGAACACCACGACGCGACCGCCGGGCCGCAGCGCGGCGCGCAGCGTCCGCAGGGCGGCCACGTCGTCGGGGATGTGCTCGAGGACGTTGGAGAGGACCACGGTGTCGCAGCAGCCGGGCGGCAGGCTGGCGGCGTCGCCCTCGACGACGGTGATCCGGTCGTCGCCGGCGAAGCGCTCGCGCATCCGGGCCACGCCGCGGGGCGACGGTTCGACCGCCGTGACCGGCCCGAAGGCCGCCAGGCGCTGGGTGAGGGTGCCGTGACCGGCTCCCAGCTCGACGATGTCGCCCCGGAGGTGCGGCGCCAGCATGTCGACGAGCCACCCGACGTAGTTGTCGGCGCCGTCGAGCGAGTGCAGCGTCTCGGCGAGCTCCTCGTCGGCCTCGCTGAACGCCGCCGGGGTCCGCTCCCGCTCCGCCTCACCACCGGCCAGGCGGCGGCCCAGTGGGGAGTAGCGAGCGATGCAGTACATGGCCCGCACGCCGTCGCGCCACCCGATCTTCTTGCCCTCGGCGTAGGTCCGTCCGTCGTAGGAGATCCCGACCTCGTACACCCGCCAACGCCCGGCGGCGATCTTCGCGGTGACCTCGGGTTCGAACCCGAAGCGGTCCTCCTCGATGTCGATGCCCTGGATGACCTCGCGGCGGAACGCCTTGTAGCAGGTCTCCATGTCCGACAGGTTGAGGTTCGTGACGGCGTTCGACGCCATGGTGAGGAAACGGTTGCCCACCGAGTGCCAGTAGTACAGGACCCGGTGCGGGCGGCTGGTGTGGAAGCGCGACCCGTAGGACACGTCGGCCCGACCGTCGAGGAGCGGCTCGAGGAGCACGCCGTAGTCGGTCGGGTCGTACTCGAGGTCGGCGTCCTGGATGATGACGAAGTCCGCCGTCGCCGCCTGGATCCCCCGGCGCAGCGCCGCGCCCTTGCCCTGGTTGAAGGGCTGGAGGAGCACGCGGACCCGCGGGTCGTCGATGGTGG
This portion of the Actinomarinicola tropica genome encodes:
- a CDS encoding glycosyltransferase, with product MSERDERACLSVVMPCFNEQKTVLEVVASVLASPFTAELIIVDDGSTDGTRDLLATIDDPRVRVLLQPFNQGKGAALRRGIQAATADFVIIQDADLEYDPTDYGVLLEPLLDGRADVSYGSRFHTSRPHRVLYYWHSVGNRFLTMASNAVTNLNLSDMETCYKAFRREVIQGIDIEEDRFGFEPEVTAKIAAGRWRVYEVGISYDGRTYAEGKKIGWRDGVRAMYCIARYSPLGRRLAGGEAERERTPAAFSEADEELAETLHSLDGADNYVGWLVDMLAPHLRGDIVELGAGHGTLTQRLAAFGPVTAVEPSPRGVARMRERFAGDDRITVVEGDAASLPPGCCDTVVLSNVLEHIPDDVAALRTLRAALRPGGRVVVFAPAFDALYSEFDAKVGHHRRYRLGGLRRRLRQAGFDVVDARYVNALGAVAWFVYARLLRQVPTRPLSAGLYDRLAVPLVRRMEAGRSVPVGQSVLAVGERPTS